The Rubrobacter tropicus nucleotide sequence GTCCTGTCGCGCCAGGAACTGGTTGGCCGCCACGGTGGCGAGCACGCCGGCGAGCGCGAGCACCGACGCGACCACGGCGGCGCTCACGGGCACCCCGCTTCAGATTGTCCGGCCCACCGTTTCATCCGTTCGCGCCCTTTCCTTCCCCGTCGAGATGGACCTCGGGACCCAACCATACTCCCGTTTCCCGCCAGTAAGCCTCCCTGAAGAGGTGGCGGCGGGCCATCTCTATCAGGTCCGCCAGCCCGCGATCCGGCACCCACCTGAGCTCGGGCGGGTCGTCCGGGTGCCACATGCACAGGCTGCCGTCCTCGTAGCGGTGGCGGGAGCACGCCGGGCCGTCGGCGAAGACCCGGGCGCCGGCGGCCGTGTGGCGGGTGCCGAAGACGATGGTAACGCGCCGCGTCTCGTAGCACGGGACCTCCAGGTCCAACACGTAGGTCAGGCTCCTTCGTGACCTCCGTTTCTCGATCCCGGGGTGGCGCGCCTTGAGGCTCGCCTGCATGCGCAAGACGGCGCCCACGTCCTCGCGCCACCACGGTAGCACCAGGCCAGCCTAGCGGTCCGCGGGCCTCTCGCCCCCGTAGGACCTGCCCGACGACACCGCGCTGCCCAGGCGGTCCGAGACCACCATGCCGCTCACGCCCTGGCGCACGCGCCCGTTGCTCTTGCCCAGCCCCTTCGCGTACTCCGCCTTGAGGTCCTCGTCGTCGGGGCGATCGACGGCGTCGGGCAGCAGCTGCGACCACGCCTTCTGCGCCTGAGCGTCCTGACCGTCGGCCTCCAGCTGCACGGCCTCCTCGGCGAGCCCGGCCAGCTTCTCGAGCCTGGCTGCCGCGTCCTTGCGCCGCGAGGTGTTCACGCCTATCGCGCCGGAGACGCCGGCCGGGTCTTCGGTCAGGCCGTCCTTGAGGCTGTCAGCCCCGTGCCGGAACAGAACGGCGAGCCCATCCTGCATCGAGGCCTTCTCCTTGAGGCACTCGAGCCCCAGCGCGGTGAGGTTGAACGAGCAGACCGTCTTCCCGTGCCTCTTGTTCGCGTGCTTGGCCAGCCGGATGACGCGCGCGAAAGTGGACTTGGTTGCCTTGTTGCGGCCCCGGACGAGCCGCGTGTGCTCTTCGGGATGGGATGCCTCCCAGGTGTTCTTCTTGAGGTCCGGGATCCACAGCCCGCCGTCCTCCCTCGTCAGGGCCACGATCACGTCGGCGGTGAAGTCGTCCGCGTCGGGCCCGACGGGGTCGTTGAACGTAACCTTTATGGCCCTGCGCCCGCCGACGTAGAAGCGCGCCTCCGGGTAGTCCTCCTTGAGGCGCTCCCTGAGGCGCTTTCGCACCTCCTCCACGATCCCCTCGGGGCCATCACCATCGGGGCCCAGTTCCGGGTAAGCCCTCCTGTCCAGGACGACGCCGAGATCCGCGTCTGCCAGCGGGCTGTTCTGGGTGCCGTGGGCCAGCGAGCCCGAACCGAACGTGCGCAGGGTGCGGAACTCCTCCTCGACGATCCTCCTTATGAGGTCGCGGCGGTCCCGCGCCGCCGCGAGCACCTCGTCGTCGACCGCTATGCGCGCCCTGGCTTCCTCGAGTATCCCGGTCATGCCCATCCCATCCTCCTTACGTTCTCTAACCGTTCACCAATCGTACTGAGAACTGATTTTAGCAGACGCGGAGGGCGGCGTCCGGTCGCGACCACAGCGATGGGGGTGAGCGCAGTTTGTGGGCGGGGTCTGCCTGATTTCGGCTAACATCCCGGGCATGGGCGAGCGGCCGACTTGCGGTGCAGAAGCTTGAGTTGGGAACTCACGATGGATGGGGTGCGCGCCAGGCTTTCTTCGGGCGCGATGTTCTCTTCCGGCGGGGTCGACCTTTCGGGCGTGCGCTTCGTGAGGCCGGGCGGGCTGGTCGCGCTGTCTAGTTTGATCGAGGCCTGGACCGCGGAAGATCGGCCGCTGGTCGTAAGGCTGCCGCCGGACGGCGTCGCCGGATACATGCATCGCATGGACTTCTTCGCGCGTTTCGGCGACAGGCTGCTCTACGACAAGGACGTGACCCGCTTAGAGACGGGCGCCCGTCACGCCGGCGCGTCGCTCTCCGAACTGCGCACCGTGCGCACGGAAGACGAGGCCGCGCTCGTGACGCGGGACTTTCACCGGCTCCTCTCAGAAGGCAACCTGGCGAGGGCCGAGGTCAACCGCTGCTGCACGGTGCTTTCCGAGTTCTTGGAGAATGCGGTCGTCCACGCCGAGTCGCGCTGCGGCGCCTACACCGCCATCCAGACCTACCGGATGGGGGGCGAGAGGGTCTGCGTCGCCGTCGCCGACGCCGGCATCGGGATACCCGCCACGCTGCGGGATCATCCCCAGGCCGCCATGCGCGGCATTTCGACGGACGGCGGACTCATCGAGCTGGCCGCGGTCGACGGGGTGTCGAGGCTGGGAGACGCCCGCGGCGGTGGCTTCGGCAGCGCGCTCAGGTCGGTCGGGCGCGGGAACGGGGCGATGACCGCCTGGTCCCACGGGGGGTGGGTGAGGTTCTCGGGGACGTCCGGCCCGCGGACCGAGACGGCCCATCCCCTCCGCGGCACCTGCGTGGAGGCCGAGTTCCCGCTCGGGTGATATTTGACACTGGGCCGAACCGATGCCTAAAGTAAACTGAGCGTTCAATGATTGCGATGAAAGGAGCGCCATGACCGC carries:
- a CDS encoding nucleotidyltransferase domain-containing protein; the protein is MTGILEEARARIAVDDEVLAAARDRRDLIRRIVEEEFRTLRTFGSGSLAHGTQNSPLADADLGVVLDRRAYPELGPDGDGPEGIVEEVRKRLRERLKEDYPEARFYVGGRRAIKVTFNDPVGPDADDFTADVIVALTREDGGLWIPDLKKNTWEASHPEEHTRLVRGRNKATKSTFARVIRLAKHANKRHGKTVCSFNLTALGLECLKEKASMQDGLAVLFRHGADSLKDGLTEDPAGVSGAIGVNTSRRKDAAARLEKLAGLAEEAVQLEADGQDAQAQKAWSQLLPDAVDRPDDEDLKAEYAKGLGKSNGRVRQGVSGMVVSDRLGSAVSSGRSYGGERPADR
- a CDS encoding ATP-binding protein produces the protein MSWELTMDGVRARLSSGAMFSSGGVDLSGVRFVRPGGLVALSSLIEAWTAEDRPLVVRLPPDGVAGYMHRMDFFARFGDRLLYDKDVTRLETGARHAGASLSELRTVRTEDEAALVTRDFHRLLSEGNLARAEVNRCCTVLSEFLENAVVHAESRCGAYTAIQTYRMGGERVCVAVADAGIGIPATLRDHPQAAMRGISTDGGLIELAAVDGVSRLGDARGGGFGSALRSVGRGNGAMTAWSHGGWVRFSGTSGPRTETAHPLRGTCVEAEFPLG